One segment of Anopheles stephensi strain Indian chromosome 3, UCI_ANSTEP_V1.0, whole genome shotgun sequence DNA contains the following:
- the LOC118513511 gene encoding uncharacterized protein LOC118513511, with protein MPLLRHFILGEACEQGNGLLGRKQLSTAQRPFRRQRRSKMLLPTFVLLAATLCGTMCSLPSTRASSPPNGVYFSISKLRVTLPISKESYIILRNEPIVSLRLLATGSELRTNAIDQEPDDDFSYAIESPPDTGYLKVDSRTGGLWITSHIYTMTNVTEFVIVAVNSSVASPFAHGVMPAARLTLTIDPLSVAEDTLDSFCEHHPERACFWDTAQYRVAENGPLGWTIGAVGPAFYRRLCPQHRPKYELAGATTSLNNRSNEYLMLHPSEGTLRTKVSFDHDTHAPGPTLQASVRCTLQQVPMESDGKPVKVESQTVDRTITVNVLDRNDNLPRLEVLNGTGDTSGQHEEQDDVPSYQVYVDDPHVNQGDTVGYFRIMFTDDDSIPVNTRVHYKLHGDIMELFRPDCAMYENEHDGGLKQTVFGCKLMFARSGILRKSPYCVTLQAVDQTVELSPYDTVRAAALFANASICLTTNLNRIHEYDMPRPEALTSSGIVQATSHGEGSGGGFRGGEPKATGRKKSKKEAANPAKIVYPKEAVVYDTSRKYARIAEPKSFKQLVQENSADLNFRLTSNPLNAFGITKVAGIIYLKNETAFQNKPESRHEITVAWKNYTVGILVRLRKNPNVHCAPVPIEEQHAATEDFCAAHPNRTSCASACGLGSLMGPCEYRASESSIFAWTEDYPTCSSGLSHCPDGICDPLEEMGHREKIHICPQDCVFKQDIFGVHHSDKPRGIQTASGHCSCRASGHCSCIDTLRIPSSFKRNKTITTTSSSTSTTTTTTPVSVGGVSGSDVEMISISGKNQTEGGGLLENGGGTRRGEPGDRSEDAPPAAVRDGSFYEPGLIKGPHASIYLIAIVLIPMVVAIMIVLYCFSRKLTVKNKLLDGSCANGTGGGMNSISMNLVSNDTEIFNVELPLASRFNEFNFKIDYDSKWEFPRSNLILDATLGEGEFGKVLKGFATDLPEKPGITTVAVKMLKTGANSVELLALLSEYQLLQEVNHPNVIRLLGACTKGDTPLLIIEYCQYGSLKNYLRLSRKLEVLNADYENSVEPITVKDILSFAWQISKGMAYLTDIKLVHRDLAARNVLLAEGKVCKISDFGLTRDVYEDDAYLKKSKDRVPVKWMAPESLADHIYTTKSDVWAFGVLCWELITLGASPYPGIPPQNLYNLLKQGYRMECPKNCSEEIYGIVRSCWADDPKQRPSFKHLAGQFEHLLGRSAKYIDMEQNSISNPVYCVNVDEVDCAKMAICKEEQDRLESLWTAPQYESADNTSAEHTGRYQTPSAMAVAAVISELNEDKKQLLLQSYDTPRPLIETATIEQKLRYENDVRLRPKKLSNVAASGPNDDPPHRSLRSGGFITATRSSSISPPRCLRNHCEETSFITCAAHKSDHRDTASSNSSSTSSSCGCTGPTTEYDSPSRQPRRVVSYVDMNKNNHHLNANLEINNMVDKKQSKDIALRFSNADNELQMVLVDPIAGAPFRTQSCPKSISIESQLAAISNDETMLLQQQQDKRANSVAAAAAVAAAAAAAAADVPVEYAQVVKKQHAAANEHKEPVGLTLTSTV; from the exons CATCTTCCCCACCGAACggtgtttatttttccatctCGAAGCTACGCGTAACGCTACCCATCTCGAAGGAGTCCTACATCATCCTACGCAACGAACCGATCGTTAGCTTGCGGCTACTTGCGACCGGTAGCGAACTGCGAACGAACGCCATCGACCAGGAGCCGGACGATGACTTCAGCTACGCGATTGAAAGTCCACCGGACACCGGGTACCTGAAGGTGGACTCGCGTACCGGCGGTTTGTGGATAACGTCGCACATCTACACCATGACGAACGTTACCGAGTTTGTAATCGTTGCGGTGAACTCAAGCGTTGCATCACCGTTCGCACACGGCGTAATGCCAGCGGCCCGGCTGACGCTCACGATTGACCCGCTGTCGGTGGCTGAAGATACGCTGGACAGCTTCTGCGAGCATCATCCGGAGCGTGCATGCTTCTGGGACACGGCCCAGTACCGAGTGGCGGAAAATGGACCCCTGGGATGGACGATCGGTGCTGTGGGGCCTGCGTTTTACCGCCGGCTGTGTCCACAGCATCGTCCCAAGTATGAATTGGCTGGTGCAACAACGTCACTCAACAACAGGAGCAACGAGTATCTGATGCTGCACCCCAGTGAGGGTACGTTGCGTACGAAGGTATCGTTCGATCATGATACGCATGCACCAGGACCAACGCTGCAAGCAAGTGTACGGTGCACGTTGCAACAGGTACCCATGGAGAGTGATGGAAAACCAGTCAAAGTTGAATCTCAAACCGTCGATCGGACGATCACGGTGAATGTGCTGGATCGGAACGATAATCTGCCCCGTTTGGAGGTATTGAATGGAACGGGTGACACAAGCGGCCAGCACGAAGAACAGGACGATGTACCCAGCTACCAGGTGTACGTGGATGATCCACATGTGAATCAG GGTGATACCGTTGGCTACTTCCGGATCATGTTTACCGATGACGATTCCATTCCCGTGAACACTCGCGTCCATTACAAGCTGCACGGAGACATTATGGAGCTGTTCCGGCCCGATTGTGCGATGTACGAAAATGAGCACGACGGCGGCCTCAAGCAAACCGTGTTCGGATGCA AGCTAATGTTCGCCCGGTCCGGTATTCTGCGAAAGAGTCCCTACTGTGTCACGCTGCAGGCGGTGGACCAAACGGTGGAACTTTCCCCGTACGATACGGTCCGTGCCGCTGCACTGTTCGCCAACGCGTCCATCTGTCTCACCACGAACCTGAACCGCATCCACGAGTACGATATGCCACGGCCAGAAGCCCTAACGAGCAGCGGCATCGTGCAGGCGACGTCCCACGGCGAAGGGAGCGGTGGTGGATTCCGCGGCGGTGAACCGAAGGCGACGGGtcgaaagaaaagcaagaagGAAGCTGCCAACCCGGCCAAAATTGTGTACCCGAAGGAAGCGGTTGTGTATGACACCTCACGGAAGTACGCCCGAATTGCGGAGCCGAAATCGTTTAAGCAGCTAGTCCAGGAAAACAGTGCCGATCTCAACTTTCGGCTCACGAGCAACCCGCTGAACGCGTTCGGGATAACGAAGGTGGCGGGAATCATTTACCTGAAGAACGAAACCGCATTCCAGAACAAACCGGAGAGCCGGCACGAGATAACGGTGGCGTGGAAGAATTACACCGTCGGCATATTGGTTCGCCTTCGGAAGAACCCGAACGTGCACTGTGCACCGGTACCGATCGAAGAACAGCATGCGGCGACGGAAGACTTTTGTGCGGCCCATCCGAATCGTACCAGCTGTGCCAGTGCGTGCGGTTTGGGTAGCTTGATGGGTCCGTGCGAGTACCGTGCCTCGGAGAGCTCCATATTTGCATGGACGGAAGACTATCCGACCTGCTCGTCCGGTTTGTCCCACTGTCCGGACGGTATCTGTGATCCGCTCGAGGAGATGGGTCACCGGGAGAAGATACACATCTGTCCGCAGGATTGCGTTTTCAAGCAGGACATCTTCGGTGTGCACCATTCGGACAAGCCACGTGGCATACAAACCGCTTCCGGACATTGCAGCTGTCGCGCGTCTGGCCACTGTTCCTGTATCGATACGTTGCGCATTCCTTCGTCGTTCAAGCGAAATAAAACCATCACCACAACATCGAGCTCAACTTCGACCACCACAACGACGACCCCGGTTAGCGTTGGGGGTGTTTCGGGGAGTGATGTGGAAATGATTTCGATTAGCGGGAAAAATCAAACTGAAGGAGGAGGATTGCTGGAAAATGGTGGTGGAACTCGTCGGGGGGAGCCGGGTGATCGGTCGGAAGATGCACCGCCCGCCGCGGTACGTGATGGAAGCTTTTACGAGCCGGGGCTTATAAAGGGACCGCACGCCTCGATCTATCTGATCGCGATCGTGCTGAttccgatggtggtggcaatCATGATCGTGCTGTATTGCTTCAGCAGAAAGCTAACGGTGAAGAATAAGCTGTTGGATGGGAGCTGCGCCAACGGGACGGGCGGTGGAATGAACAGCATCAGCATGAACCTTGTGAGCAATGATACGGAAATCTTCAACGTGGAGCTACCGCTGGCATCGCGTTTCAATGAGTTCAACTTTAAAATTGAC TACGACTCAAAGTGGGAATTTCCACGCTCAAATCTAATCCTCGACGCAACACTTGGCGAAGGAGAGTTTGGGAAAGTGCTGAAAGGATTCGCGACGGACCTGCCGGAGAAACCGGGCATCACTACCGTAGCGGTTAAGATGCTGAAAACGGGAGCAAATTCAGTTGAACTGCTTGCACTACTGTCCGAGTATCAGCTGCTTCAGGAAGTGAACCATCCCAACGTGATCCGGCTGCTGGGCGCTTGTACGAAGGGTGACACACCGCTCCTCATCATCGAATACTGTCAGTACGGATCGTTGAA AAACTACCTTCGTTTAAGCCGCAAACTGGAGGTCCTGAACGCAGACTACGAAAACTCCGTTGAACCGATCACGGTGAAGGACATCCTATCGTTCGCATGGCAGATCAGCAAAGGAATGGCGTACCTAACCGATATAAAGCTGGTGCACCGTGATCTGGCCGCCCGTAATGTGCTGCTAGCGGAGGGTAAAGTGTGCAAAATCTCAGACTTTGGACTGACGCGCGACGTATACGAGGATGATGCGTATCTGAAGAAGAGCAAGGATCGGGTGCCGGTGAAGTGGATGGCACCGGAATCGCTGGCCGACCATATCTACACCACCAAGAGCGACGTGTGGGCGTTTGGTGTGCTGTGCTGGGAGCTGATAACGCTCGGTGCATCGCCCTACCCGGGTATTCCGCCCCAGAATCTTTACAATCTGCTAAAGCAAGGCTACCGGATGGAGTGTCCGAAAAATTGTTCGGAAGAAAT ATACGGTATTGTACGTTCGTGCTGGGCAGACGATCCCAAGCAGCGTCCCAGCTTCAAGCATCTCGCGGGTCAGTTTGAGCATCTACTAGGACGCAGTGCGAAGTACATCGATATGGAACAGAATTCGATTTCCAACCCGGTCTATTGTGTTAACGTCGACG AAGTCGATTGCGCAAAGATGGCCATTTGCAAGGAGGAACAGGACCGGCTGGAAAGTCTTTGGACGGCACCGCAATACGAATCGGCGGACAACACGAGTGCCGAGCATACGGGGCGCTATCAAACACCTTCGGCCATGGCAGTAGCTGCCGTAATTTCGGAACTGAACGAAGACAAGAAACAGTTGCTGCTTCAGAGCTACGACACACCACGTCCACTCATCGAAACGGCCACGATCGAGCAGAAGCTACGATACGAAAACGACGTACGACTGAGGCCGAAAAAGCTTAGCAATGTTGCCGCCTCAGGCCCGAACGATGATCCACCACATCGAAGCCTTCGTTCCGGTGGTTTCATTACTGCCACGCGATCCTCCTCCATTAGTCCACCCCGCTGTCTGAGGAATCACTGCGAGGAAACGTCCTTCATAACGTGCGCTGCACACAAGTCGGACCATCGCGATACGGCCagcagtaacagcagcagcaccagcagcagctgtggCTGCACCGGCCCCACCACCGAATACGATTCGCCCAGCCGGCAGCCACGGCGCGTCGTGTCGTACGTGGACATGAACAAAAACAATCACCACCTGAACGCGAACCTGGAGATCAACAACATGGTCGACAAGAAACAGTCCAAAGATATTGCCTTACGATTTTCGAACGCCGATAACGAGCTGCAGATGGTGCTGGTCGATCCGATCGCGGGCGCACCGTTTCGCACCCAGAGCTGTCCCAAGAGCATTTCGATCGAATCGCAACTGGCGGCCATTTCGAACGATGAGACGatgttgctgcagcagcagcaagataAAAGAGCAAACAGTgtcgctgccgccgccgccgtcgccgccgccgccgccgccgccgccgccgatGTTCCGGTGGAGTACGCCCAGGTGGTGAAAAAGCAGCATGCCGCTGCCAATGAACACAAGGAACCGGTAGGGCTTACCCTTACCTCGACGGTTTAA